Part of the Dehalococcoidia bacterium genome is shown below.
GTTCCCTGCGTGACCTTTTACCCAAATGAACTTCACATCTCTTGATTTAACCAGGCTATCAAGCGCCCCCCATAAATCTTTATTCGCATTGCGCTTCCAGCCTAAATTCATAGTGTTGACAATATATTGACTGTCAGAATTGATAACTGAGGATGAACCTTCTGGAGTGGCTTCTAAGCCCCTTATTACAGCGGTCAATTCCATCCGATTATTTGTTGTAGCGGCTTCTCCGCCCGAAAGGTCGTACCGGTTTTGATTTTCAAGCAGTACAACCCCCCACCCACCAGGGCCAGGGTTACCACTGCATGAGCCATCAGTGTAAATCTCGAATTTGCTCATGTTGATTACCCTCCAATTTGAAACATTTCAATTTTTCTTTGACCCGCAGTTGGCGAATTAGGTGAATTTCTTAATTCAGAGTAACGATCTGTTCTGTTCTCCCAAATATTTCGTATTCGGGTAAGTAATTCAGTATTTGATTCACCCGCGCGCAATGGCGTTTTTAAATCGATTCCTGAGTTGGCGAATAAGCAGGTAAAGAAAAATCCTTCAGGGGATAACCTAGCTCTTGTGCAGGATTGACAAAAGGGCTGAGTTATCGAAGATATGAACCCAATTTCCCCATCACCATCTAAGAATTTCCATCTTTCTGCCACTTCACCTACGTAATTTGCATCAACGGGCTCAATTGGAAAAATTTTGTTGATAGATTCGCAAAGTTCTTTTGATGGCACAACTTGATCACGTGCCCATCCATTAACATTGCCTACATCCATGAATTCTATAAATCGTAATATATGCCCTGAACCTTTAAAGTACTTGACTAAATCGAGAACTCCATTGTCGTTTACCCCTCGTTCAATTACTGCATTGACTTTTACTGGCAAACCCAAATCCTCAGCGGCTTTGATACCGTTCAACACTACGTCAGGCTTGTAGCCCTTGCCATTCATTTTTGCAAATATATCTTCATCCAAGCTATCAAGGCTTACTGTTATTCGGCGTAGACCAGCTTTTTGTAGTTTTTCTACTTGCTCAGCTAATAAATACCCGTTAGTAGTCAGAGTTAAGTCTTCTATCTCCTCAATATTACTCAATTGCGCAATGAGTTTATCTATGTCACGTCTAACTAAAGGCTCCCCTCCAGTAATTCTGACTTTGCGGACTCCTAGGTGTATAAAAATCTCTGTAAGCCTTTTAATTTCTTCATAAGAAAGGACTTCCTCTCGATTGAGGAAATGGTATTTTTCGCCAAAAATTTCTGATGGCATGCAGTAGGTACAGCGAAAATTGCATCTATCCGTAACAGAAATGCGAAGATCCCGCAAAGGGCGACCGAGTAAATCATTAACTTGGTTACCCATCAGATGCCTCCTTCACTTTGTAGCAGTTGAATCATTTTTTTAGTTGCCATTCCTCGATGACTAATCAAATCTTTTTGCTCTGGAGATAATTCCGCCATAGAGACCTGAGAATTATCTACTAAGAAAATAGGATCATACCCGAAACCATTTAAGCCTATTGGTTTGTGAGCGATTGATCCTTCACATTTACCTTCAGAGAGTATTTCACTCCCATCAGGTCTTGCTAAAACTAGAATAACCCTGTACCTGCATGTTCTTTTTTCAGTAGGAACATCAACCAATTCTCTCAATAATAATTGGACTCGGTCTTCATCTGACAGATTTGTGCCACCGTACCTTGCGGAGTAAACACCGGGGCGTCCATCTAGTGCATCTACTTCAATTCCTGAATCATCTGCAAGCGAGTCAATGCCTGTAGCTTTTGCAAAAGCATGGGCTTTTAAGCGTGCGTTTTGCTCAAAAGTATTCCCTGACTCTTCGACATCTAGATTGACGCCAATACTTGCAGGGGTAAGTATTTCATGATTTATGCCATTTAGAAGCCGTTTAAACTCTAAAATTTTATGAGCATTGTTAGTAGCAATTAGTAGGGAGTTACGCAAAATACTTAAATATTAACAGAGATATAAATATATTTTTTGTCAGGTTTTACACATTAGAGGATTCAGGAATGCTCATTATGTATAATTCATCCATGATTACAAAATCTTTACGTGACATAGAGTTGCTAAAAGAGAACTCCTTAAAGGAGTTGAATGAAATTAATACTCTCGATGCGTTAGATGCTTGGAGACTCCAGTATTTAGGGCGTTCTGGAAGCCTGACTCAATTACTACGATCAGTATCGGAATTACCTGTGGAGCAAAGGAAAACGGTGGGTTCTGCGGCTAATGCAGTGAAAGTTGCGTTAGAAGATCAATTGCATCTGCATCGGGAGGCTATTGAATTTGATAGCTTAGCTAAAGATGGGCAAGATTTTGTAGATATTTCTTTGCCGGGACGTAATGGATTGCTAGGTCGTTACCACCCTTCGACGTTAGTCATTCGAGAGATTAGTGCAATTTTTGCAAATATGGGATTTCAAATAATTGACGGCCCTGAAGTTGAATGGGATCGATACAATTTCGAAATGCTGAATATTCCTCAGGATCATCCTGCTAGAGATATGTTTGATACGTTTTGGCTAGATATAAATCGCCAGGATGACGGGGCATTCACGACTCTTCTCAGGACACATACTTCGCCAATGCAGGCTCGAGTAATGGAATCAAATGACCCTCCAGTTAGGGTTATTATTCCAGGTAAGTGTTATAGATATGAGGCCACTGATGCAACACATGAATCGCAATTCCACCAAATTGAAGGTCTTGCTGTAGACAAAGGGATAACTTTTGCAAATCTTAAACATACCTTGTTTGAATTTGCTCGCCAAATGTTTGGAGCTGACACCAAAGTTCGCTTTCGCTGCGACTATTTTCCTTTTGTTGAACCTGGGGTGGATATGTCCATTGAATGGAAAGGCAAATGGTTGGAAATTTTGGGAGCTGGAATGGTTCACCCGAACGTTTTACGTGCAGTTGGGTATGACCCCTCAATCTACTCAGGATTTGCTTTTGGAATGGGTCCCGAACGGATAGCAATGCTGAAATATGGTATTAATGATATAAGGCATTTCCTGCAGAATGATATTCGCTTTCTGAGGCAGTTCTAAATTAATTCCGTAGCTATAGAGGCTACGATACAAATGTGAATGAAATGATGATTCCTGATACCGAAAGAGAACGTCTATATTACCGGTGGTATGAATTAAATTTACTTTACTACGATGCTGTTCGAAGGGATGTGGTTGAGTCGGAAATATTGGCTACGAAAGTGATGGCCGATATTGCTTGGGATGCCTATATTGAAACTATTTCAGACTTGAATGGTCCTAGAAAGGAGTAATTGTGAAGAAAAACTTCCTTTCAATAGATGACGTATCTGATGAAGAGCTGACTTGGCTGGTAGATAAGAGTATTGAGTTTGCAAATCGTTCTGATAGTACTACCCCTTTTCTAGGGAAAATTGCTGCAATGATTTTTGAAAAGCCTTCATTACGCACTAAGGTTTCTTTTGACATTGCATGTTATGAACTTGGTGGTCATGGAATTTATTTAAGTTCTGACGAAGTAGGTTTAGACCTGAGAGAACCAGTTGAAGATGTGGCTAAAGTTTTATCTAGCTGGGCTGCATTGATTGTTGCTCGAGTCAATTCGCATAGTACTTTAGATCGGCTATCAGTCTCATCTTCAATCCCTGTAATTAATGCTCTGTCAGATATAGAGCATCCGTGTCAAGCATTAGCGGATATTTTGACAGTAAAGCAAAAATTCGGGTCGATCCAAGGCCTCAATATCGCGTATGTGGGAGATGCGAATAACTGTGCTCTTAGTTTAGGGCTTGCAGCTGTGTCTCAGGGTGCAAATTATAAAATCATTTCCCCTGAGGCATATGGATTCAGCGCGAATGATCAACATAAAATCTTGGCGAGAGCTTCAGGCCAAAAGAACGGTGAGGTCGAGTTTTACACTGGTACTTCCCCTAAAGATGCGATTGAGGGATCTCATGTGATTTACACTGATGTCTGGACCAGTATGGGGCAGGAATCTGAAACTGAAACGAGGAAATCGGCTTTTCAAGGTTTCCAAGTGAACGAAAAATTGCTTGAGCTAGCGGATCGTGAAGCGATTGTATTGCATCCAATGCCAGTTCACTATGGCGAGGAAATGTCTTTAGGAATGCTAGATCATTCCCAGTCTAGAGCATATCAGCAAGCCGAAAATAGATTGCATGCTCAGAAGGCTATAATTACCTATCTAATGTCTAGCGTATAGAAGGTTCTCAAATGAGAAATCCAGAGGCAATTCCGCTGATAGCCATTGTTGGCCGGCCAAATGTTGGTAAATCAAGCTTATTCAACGCCTTGGTTGGTAGGCGCAGCGCGATTGTGGCTGAGGAAACAGGTACCACCAGAGATAGGTTGATTTCACCCGTTGAATTTGAAGGTCATCATTTTCTGCTTGCAGATACTGGCGGATTGGTACCACAGCCTGAAACTGAGATAGAAGCTCATATAGAGGCTCAGGTAAACGAAGCACTAGAAGTTGCAGATGCAATATTGCTTGTCACAGACGTGCGAACGGGTCCGATATATGCAGATCAAGAAGTAGCTCGAAAATTACGTCGTACCGATAAACCGGTAGTTGTAGCAGTCAATAAGGCCGACAATCTTAAGCTCGAGAATATGATGCCGGAGAGTTATGCTCTTGGACTTTCTGACTTAGTTGCAGTGAGCGCTCTACATCGGAGAGGACTTGGAGAATTGATGGATTCTCTATTGTCAGTCATTGATTTACCTCTACAGGCTGAAGAATCGATTGATATGCCTCGCTTTGCCATTGTTGGTCGCCCGAATGTCGGTAAATCTGCAATTGCAAATGCAATTTTGAATGAAGAACGATCTATAGTCAGTGACATACCTGGCACTACAAGGGATGCATTGGATTCAGAGTTTGTATTTGAGGATAGCAAAATTCTCCTAATAGACACTGCGGGAATACGTCGGAGGGGAGCGATTGAGCCGGGTGTTGAAAAATTTAGTGTTTTGCGTTCTGTTACCTCTATTCACCGTTCCGATGTAGCTATATTGGTTTTGGATGCTAACCAGCCTGCTACTGACCAAGACCTACATATTGCGGGCCAAGCGGCAGAAGCGTTTAAATCCGTCTTGGTGGTAGTAAATAAATGGGACCTTGTAGAAACAGACGATATAAGAAGGGAAGAGAAGCGGTTCACTTACATGCTACGCTCGCGGTTCCGGTTCATACCAGATGTTCCCATTGTCTTTACATCTGCAATCAATAAATCAGGGATTGACACTTTGCTCACTGAAGGGCTTCGTTTGTTTCATAAACGCAACCAATGGGTGGATTCGTCACATCTTTCCCGAATTGTCACAGATGCAATTTCACGCCACCTACCCCCATCTGTCGGCCCTACAGGATCCTTGAAACTGTATAGAGTTAAGCAGGACTCGATAAGACCACCTACGTTTGTTTTTTACGTCAATAATACGTCTAGAGTCCATTTTTCATATGAACGATACCTTGCAAATACGATTCGTGACGAATTCGCATTCTATGGAGTCCCTTTGAAAATCGAATTTAGAGGGAAAGGTGGAGTGCATGTTATAGGTGATAATCGCTCCAAGGCATCTGCCCGTAAACGTCAATCTGCCAATCGTGGTAATTGGAAAACGGCCCGTCGCAGGAAACCTAATGATTGAATTGGCATTGGTTCTATTTTCGTACTTACTTGGAAGTTTCCAGCCAGGACTATTGATCGTTCGCTTAACTCATCGAATTGATGTTCGCAATTTTGGTAGCGGGAAAACAGGAGTCACGAATGTTTTGCGTACTGCAGGCAAAAAACACGCCTTGGTAGTACTACTATTAGACGTTGGTAAAGGCCTAGCAGTTGTAGTATTAGCAAAAGCATTTTTTGAAGATCCGTTATTTGAGGCTGCTGTAGGCATGGCTGTGATTTTGGGGCATGTCTTCCCTGTATTTTTTAAATTTAAAGGAGGGCGTGGAGTTGCAACCGGATTTGGCGCTGCAACTGGATTATTTGCGCTACCTTCTTTATTTGGTTTATTTGTTTTTCTTCCAGTGATTTTTTTGACTCGATTTGTTTCTTTAGGATCAATATTATCTGTCGTGACCGTAATGATGGGATTCGGTATCGGAGTGATTTGGGGCGATTTACCGTGGGAATATGTAATTTTCTCATCAACATGTGGTGCATTAATTATATATATGCACAAAGATAATATAGCTCGTCTTTTTCAAGGGACAGAGCGTAAAATTGGACACGGCTCTTAAAAAATAATAATTTATCACTGATAGTTGATACTTCTTTACGATGTGCTCTATCCGTGTATAATGAAGGTGGCTGCCGCTTTACTCGGCAGCCGATTTTAGTCATGAAAGGGTTTACGAATAGCTAAGGAATATCGAGTTAATGAACGAATTCGGGTCCCTGAAGTTAGGGTTGTCGATGAAAAAGGCGAACAATTCGGGGTTATGACTGTGCCCGATGCTTTGGCTCTGGCCCGTGAGCATGATCTCGATTTGGTCGAAGTTGCACCGAATTCTGTGCCTCCGGTATGTCGTCTCTTGGATTATGGGAAATTTAGATACCTCCAGTCCACAAAAGAACGTGAAATGCGGAAGACGCACAAAAACCTGGGTCTTCGAGAAGTTAGATTTCGACCTAGGATCGGCCAGCATGATATGCAATCGAAAGAACGCCTTGTTTCAAAATTACTAGTTCAAGGTAACAAGGTTAAAGTTTCTGTCATGCATAGGGGTCGCGAGCTAGATCACCCTGAATTGGCTGTAGGGTTGCTTAGGCAAGTCCATGAAGCAGTTAAAGAAGGTGCGAAACTTGAGCAGGCACCCAAGCTGGAAGGACGATTCATGAGCATTGTATTGGCTCCAGGAAAGCCGGCGCCTACACAGCAAAATGAACGTGAGGAAACTAAGGAGTCTATAGATGCCTAAAATGAAAACACATAAAGGAGCAGCGGGGCGTTTTCGCATCAGTGGCTCGGGTAAACTGCTTCGTATGAAGAGGCATTCAAGTCATCTTAGACGAAAAAAACCCAGGTCTGTTACCAGAGAGTACAGTGATACAGTTTCTGCTAGTCCGACTAACAGAAAGCGATTATTAAGATTAGTTCCAGGTTTGAATAAGTAGTAGGGGGATTCGATGGCACGGGTTAAACGTGGGGTTACGGCTCGACAAAAACATAAAAAAGTATTAAAGCTCACTAAGGGCCATAGAGGAACACGCCATTCACTATATAGAAGAGCTCATGAATCTATGCTCCATGCACTGGCCTATTCCTATGCACATCGAAAAGAACTTAAAGGCGATATGCGTCGCCTTTGGATTGT
Proteins encoded:
- a CDS encoding ribonuclease HI; translated protein: MSKFEIYTDGSCSGNPGPGGWGVVLLENQNRYDLSGGEAATTNNRMELTAVIRGLEATPEGSSSVINSDSQYIVNTMNLGWKRNANKDLWGALDSLVKSRDVKFIWVKGHAGNTWNEKADRLAVEAMEQKK
- the moaA gene encoding GTP 3',8-cyclase MoaA — protein: MGNQVNDLLGRPLRDLRISVTDRCNFRCTYCMPSEIFGEKYHFLNREEVLSYEEIKRLTEIFIHLGVRKVRITGGEPLVRRDIDKLIAQLSNIEEIEDLTLTTNGYLLAEQVEKLQKAGLRRITVSLDSLDEDIFAKMNGKGYKPDVVLNGIKAAEDLGLPVKVNAVIERGVNDNGVLDLVKYFKGSGHILRFIEFMDVGNVNGWARDQVVPSKELCESINKIFPIEPVDANYVGEVAERWKFLDGDGEIGFISSITQPFCQSCTRARLSPEGFFFTCLFANSGIDLKTPLRAGESNTELLTRIRNIWENRTDRYSELRNSPNSPTAGQRKIEMFQIGG
- the rdgB gene encoding RdgB/HAM1 family non-canonical purine NTP pyrophosphatase produces the protein MRNSLLIATNNAHKILEFKRLLNGINHEILTPASIGVNLDVEESGNTFEQNARLKAHAFAKATGIDSLADDSGIEVDALDGRPGVYSARYGGTNLSDEDRVQLLLRELVDVPTEKRTCRYRVILVLARPDGSEILSEGKCEGSIAHKPIGLNGFGYDPIFLVDNSQVSMAELSPEQKDLISHRGMATKKMIQLLQSEGGI
- the pheS gene encoding phenylalanine--tRNA ligase subunit alpha, which gives rise to MITKSLRDIELLKENSLKELNEINTLDALDAWRLQYLGRSGSLTQLLRSVSELPVEQRKTVGSAANAVKVALEDQLHLHREAIEFDSLAKDGQDFVDISLPGRNGLLGRYHPSTLVIREISAIFANMGFQIIDGPEVEWDRYNFEMLNIPQDHPARDMFDTFWLDINRQDDGAFTTLLRTHTSPMQARVMESNDPPVRVIIPGKCYRYEATDATHESQFHQIEGLAVDKGITFANLKHTLFEFARQMFGADTKVRFRCDYFPFVEPGVDMSIEWKGKWLEILGAGMVHPNVLRAVGYDPSIYSGFAFGMGPERIAMLKYGINDIRHFLQNDIRFLRQF
- the argF gene encoding ornithine carbamoyltransferase; the encoded protein is MKKNFLSIDDVSDEELTWLVDKSIEFANRSDSTTPFLGKIAAMIFEKPSLRTKVSFDIACYELGGHGIYLSSDEVGLDLREPVEDVAKVLSSWAALIVARVNSHSTLDRLSVSSSIPVINALSDIEHPCQALADILTVKQKFGSIQGLNIAYVGDANNCALSLGLAAVSQGANYKIISPEAYGFSANDQHKILARASGQKNGEVEFYTGTSPKDAIEGSHVIYTDVWTSMGQESETETRKSAFQGFQVNEKLLELADREAIVLHPMPVHYGEEMSLGMLDHSQSRAYQQAENRLHAQKAIITYLMSSV
- the der gene encoding ribosome biogenesis GTPase Der encodes the protein MRNPEAIPLIAIVGRPNVGKSSLFNALVGRRSAIVAEETGTTRDRLISPVEFEGHHFLLADTGGLVPQPETEIEAHIEAQVNEALEVADAILLVTDVRTGPIYADQEVARKLRRTDKPVVVAVNKADNLKLENMMPESYALGLSDLVAVSALHRRGLGELMDSLLSVIDLPLQAEESIDMPRFAIVGRPNVGKSAIANAILNEERSIVSDIPGTTRDALDSEFVFEDSKILLIDTAGIRRRGAIEPGVEKFSVLRSVTSIHRSDVAILVLDANQPATDQDLHIAGQAAEAFKSVLVVVNKWDLVETDDIRREEKRFTYMLRSRFRFIPDVPIVFTSAINKSGIDTLLTEGLRLFHKRNQWVDSSHLSRIVTDAISRHLPPSVGPTGSLKLYRVKQDSIRPPTFVFYVNNTSRVHFSYERYLANTIRDEFAFYGVPLKIEFRGKGGVHVIGDNRSKASARKRQSANRGNWKTARRRKPND
- the plsY gene encoding glycerol-3-phosphate 1-O-acyltransferase PlsY encodes the protein MIELALVLFSYLLGSFQPGLLIVRLTHRIDVRNFGSGKTGVTNVLRTAGKKHALVVLLLDVGKGLAVVVLAKAFFEDPLFEAAVGMAVILGHVFPVFFKFKGGRGVATGFGAATGLFALPSLFGLFVFLPVIFLTRFVSLGSILSVVTVMMGFGIGVIWGDLPWEYVIFSSTCGALIIYMHKDNIARLFQGTERKIGHGS
- the infC gene encoding translation initiation factor IF-3 is translated as MRVPEVRVVDEKGEQFGVMTVPDALALAREHDLDLVEVAPNSVPPVCRLLDYGKFRYLQSTKEREMRKTHKNLGLREVRFRPRIGQHDMQSKERLVSKLLVQGNKVKVSVMHRGRELDHPELAVGLLRQVHEAVKEGAKLEQAPKLEGRFMSIVLAPGKPAPTQQNEREETKESIDA
- a CDS encoding 50S ribosomal protein L35 — translated: MKTHKGAAGRFRISGSGKLLRMKRHSSHLRRKKPRSVTREYSDTVSASPTNRKRLLRLVPGLNK
- the rplT gene encoding 50S ribosomal protein L20, with the translated sequence MARVKRGVTARQKHKKVLKLTKGHRGTRHSLYRRAHESMLHALAYSYAHRKELKGDMRRLWIVRLGAAARENGISYSQLVHGLKLAEIQLDRKVLSDLAISDPAAFAEVVGKAKNQLAVA